One genomic segment of Arthrobacter sp. Marseille-P9274 includes these proteins:
- the hpaD gene encoding 3,4-dihydroxyphenylacetate 2,3-dioxygenase → MSNEIPKPSVPAPDILRCAYMEIVVTDLAKSRAFYVDLLGLHVTEEDENAIYLRSFEEFIHHNLVLRKGPVAAVAAFAYRVRSPEDVDKAEAYYKELGCRTERRKEGFVKGIGDSLRVEDPLGFPYEFFHETEHVERLHMRYDLYSAGELVRLDHFNQVTPNVPRGRKYLEDLGFRVTEDIKDAEGTTYAAWMHRKGTVHDTALTGGNGPRMHHVAFSTHEKHNIIQICDKMGALRMSDRIERGPGRHGVSNAFYLYILDPDGHRVEIYTQDYYTGDPDNPVITWDVHDNQRRDWWGNPVVPSWYTEASLVLDLDGNPQEVVKREDTSEMEVTIGADGFSYTRADDESGSYRGEAAKGFKLGNLV, encoded by the coding sequence ATGAGCAACGAGATTCCCAAGCCCTCCGTCCCGGCACCCGACATCCTGCGCTGCGCGTACATGGAGATCGTCGTCACCGACCTCGCCAAGTCCCGCGCCTTCTATGTCGACCTGCTCGGCCTGCACGTGACCGAAGAAGACGAAAACGCGATCTACCTGCGCTCCTTCGAGGAGTTCATCCACCACAACCTCGTGCTCCGCAAGGGTCCGGTCGCCGCCGTCGCCGCCTTCGCCTACCGCGTGCGCAGCCCCGAGGACGTGGATAAGGCCGAGGCCTACTACAAGGAACTCGGCTGCCGCACCGAGCGCCGCAAGGAAGGCTTCGTCAAGGGCATCGGCGACTCGCTCCGCGTCGAGGATCCGCTGGGCTTCCCCTACGAGTTCTTCCACGAGACGGAGCACGTCGAGCGCCTGCACATGCGCTACGACCTGTACTCCGCCGGCGAACTCGTCCGCCTGGACCACTTCAACCAGGTCACCCCGAATGTGCCGCGCGGCCGCAAGTACCTCGAAGACCTCGGCTTCCGCGTGACCGAGGACATCAAGGACGCCGAGGGCACCACCTACGCCGCCTGGATGCACCGCAAGGGCACCGTGCACGACACCGCCCTGACCGGCGGCAACGGCCCGCGCATGCACCACGTCGCCTTCTCCACCCACGAGAAGCACAACATCATCCAGATCTGCGACAAGATGGGCGCCCTGCGCATGTCCGACCGGATCGAGCGCGGCCCCGGCCGGCACGGCGTCTCCAACGCCTTCTACCTGTACATCCTGGATCCGGACGGCCACCGCGTGGAGATCTACACCCAGGACTACTACACCGGCGACCCGGACAACCCCGTCATCACCTGGGACGTCCACGACAACCAGCGCCGCGACTGGTGGGGCAACCCCGTCGTCCCGTCCTGGTACACCGAAGCATCGCTGGTCCTCGACCTGGACGGCAACCCGCAGGAAGTCGTCAAGCGCGAAGATACCTCCGAAATGGAGGTGACCATCGGCGCCGACGGGTTCTCCTACACCCGTGCGGACGATGAGTCCGGCTCCTACCGCGGCGAGGCGGCCAAGGGCTTCAAGCTCGGCAACCTGGTCTGA
- a CDS encoding fumarylacetoacetate hydrolase family protein, translating to MQQVDAQTINEAGKVLAVHLSYRSRAEQRGRIPANPSYFMKAPSSLALTGGTVERPAGTELLAFEGEVALVIGTAARRVSVEDAWGHVGFVTASNDLGVYDIKYADKGSNIRSKSGDGFTPFGPALLPAADVNPDALRIRTWVNGEIVQDDTTAGLIFSFARIVADLSQLMTLQPGDVILTGTPAGSSVIVPGDVVEVEVADEAAGLSTGRLATTVVQGEHGFASFGDTPKITDKDRVDAFGSEEAAGLAPAVTGKSALTDDVKAKLLSVATATISGALRKRGLNNVSVDGLLATKPGQKVIGTARTLRYVPNREDLFKSHGGGYNAQKRIIDAVGPGEILVMEARGEKGSGTLGDILAMRAQVRGAEAIITDGGVRDLSEVAALDIPTFYNGAHPAVLGRKHVPWDYDVTIGCGGATIQPGDIIVADDNGILVIPPALAAEIADEVVEQERRDSFVFQMVKEGHKIDGLFPMNADWLAKYQQWVAEGNGA from the coding sequence CTGCAGCAAGTGGACGCCCAGACCATCAATGAGGCCGGCAAGGTCCTGGCGGTCCACCTCTCCTACCGCTCGCGCGCCGAACAGCGCGGCCGGATTCCCGCCAACCCCTCGTACTTCATGAAGGCCCCGTCGTCGCTGGCCCTCACCGGCGGAACGGTCGAACGTCCGGCCGGTACTGAACTTCTGGCCTTCGAGGGTGAAGTCGCCTTGGTGATCGGCACCGCCGCACGCCGCGTTTCGGTCGAGGACGCGTGGGGACACGTCGGCTTCGTGACCGCCAGCAATGACCTCGGCGTCTACGACATCAAGTACGCCGACAAGGGTTCGAACATCCGCTCCAAGTCAGGCGACGGCTTCACGCCGTTCGGCCCGGCCCTGCTGCCGGCGGCCGACGTCAACCCGGACGCGCTGCGCATCCGCACTTGGGTCAATGGCGAGATTGTCCAGGACGACACGACCGCGGGGCTGATCTTTTCCTTCGCCCGGATCGTTGCCGACCTGTCCCAGCTGATGACCCTGCAGCCGGGTGACGTCATTCTCACCGGAACGCCCGCCGGCTCCTCGGTCATTGTTCCCGGCGATGTCGTGGAGGTCGAGGTCGCTGACGAGGCAGCGGGGCTGAGCACCGGACGCCTGGCAACGACCGTAGTCCAGGGCGAGCACGGCTTCGCGTCCTTTGGCGACACCCCGAAGATCACGGACAAGGACCGCGTCGATGCCTTCGGCAGCGAAGAGGCGGCCGGTTTGGCTCCGGCCGTAACGGGCAAGTCGGCGCTGACGGACGACGTCAAGGCCAAGCTGCTCTCGGTCGCCACGGCGACGATTTCCGGCGCACTGCGCAAGCGCGGCCTCAACAACGTCAGCGTCGATGGGCTGCTGGCCACCAAGCCGGGCCAGAAAGTCATCGGCACTGCCCGGACGCTGCGTTACGTGCCCAATCGCGAAGACCTGTTCAAGAGCCACGGCGGCGGCTACAACGCCCAGAAGCGGATCATCGACGCCGTCGGACCCGGCGAGATCCTGGTCATGGAGGCGCGCGGCGAGAAGGGCTCGGGCACGCTCGGCGACATTCTCGCCATGCGCGCCCAGGTCCGCGGCGCCGAAGCCATCATTACCGACGGCGGCGTCCGTGACCTTTCCGAGGTGGCGGCCCTGGACATCCCCACGTTCTACAACGGTGCCCATCCCGCGGTGCTCGGGCGCAAGCATGTCCCGTGGGACTACGACGTGACCATCGGCTGCGGCGGCGCCACGATCCAGCCCGGGGACATCATCGTCGCGGACGACAACGGCATCCTCGTGATCCCGCCGGCCCTGGCCGCCGAAATCGCCGACGAGGTCGTCGAGCAGGAACGCCGCGACAGCTTCGTGTTCCAGATGGTCAAGGAAGGCCACAAGATCGATGGTCTGTTCCCGATGAACGCCGACTGGCTGGCCAAGTACCAGCAGTGGGTTGCAGAAGGCAACGGGGCCTGA
- a CDS encoding MFS transporter, with the protein MSASPNQPPVDPDFVPDPGRWRILTVLLVTVFMALLGVSIVNVVLPSIEIGLGATQSDIQWVLSGYALSFGVVLVAAGRAGDIFGRGPIFIAGLITFTLSSVAAGLAQDPVSLNFIRFIQGIGAGLLNPQAIGMIQQYFRGEERARAFGLLGSVIGVSAAIGPLIGGLLVEMAGEENGWRWTFLVNVPVGVLATFLAFLWFPKPMRTRTAPSADQDTRRARGGREPRDLDPVGAMLLGAVVLVVLLPFVESREAAWVWALLPVGLAGLVAWVWWENRYKRIGRSPMVDPALFRLSSFANGTAISGLYMMGMTSVWVLVALYLQDGLGRTALEAGLVGLPAAVMVAVGSQWAGGKVTEYGRKVVIWGIASALVGLASSVLVVHLNQLNGTSIWWLLLSLSFVGAAQGLVVSPNQTLTLAEVPIDYAGSAGGVQQTGQRIGTAVGIALITAISFATLAQANWAAAITIGFSAIAVIVLATLAIAVKDQRTRVRAGRV; encoded by the coding sequence GTGAGCGCGTCCCCGAACCAGCCGCCGGTGGATCCGGACTTCGTTCCGGACCCCGGCCGCTGGCGCATCCTCACGGTCCTCCTCGTGACGGTGTTCATGGCCCTGCTGGGCGTGAGCATCGTCAATGTTGTGCTGCCCTCGATCGAGATCGGCCTCGGGGCCACCCAGTCCGACATCCAATGGGTGCTCTCGGGCTACGCGCTGTCTTTCGGTGTGGTGCTGGTGGCGGCAGGCCGGGCCGGCGACATATTCGGCCGCGGGCCCATCTTCATCGCCGGCCTCATCACGTTCACGCTCTCGTCCGTGGCTGCGGGGCTGGCCCAGGACCCGGTCAGCCTCAACTTCATCCGGTTTATCCAGGGCATCGGCGCGGGCCTGCTGAACCCACAGGCCATCGGCATGATCCAGCAGTATTTCCGCGGCGAGGAACGGGCCCGGGCCTTCGGCCTGCTGGGCAGCGTCATCGGTGTCTCGGCCGCCATCGGCCCGCTCATCGGCGGCCTCCTCGTCGAGATGGCCGGCGAGGAGAACGGCTGGCGCTGGACCTTCCTGGTCAACGTCCCGGTCGGAGTCCTGGCCACCTTCCTGGCCTTTCTCTGGTTCCCCAAGCCGATGCGGACCAGGACTGCGCCCTCGGCGGACCAGGACACGCGCCGCGCCCGCGGCGGGCGTGAGCCGCGCGACCTGGATCCGGTGGGCGCCATGCTGCTGGGGGCCGTGGTGCTGGTCGTCCTGCTGCCGTTCGTCGAGTCGCGGGAAGCCGCCTGGGTGTGGGCGCTGCTGCCCGTGGGGCTGGCCGGACTCGTGGCCTGGGTGTGGTGGGAGAACCGGTACAAGCGGATCGGCCGCAGCCCGATGGTGGATCCGGCGCTCTTCCGGCTCTCCAGCTTCGCCAACGGCACCGCGATCTCCGGCCTCTACATGATGGGCATGACCAGCGTCTGGGTGCTGGTCGCCCTGTACCTGCAGGACGGGCTCGGCCGCACAGCGCTGGAGGCCGGCCTGGTGGGGCTACCCGCGGCGGTGATGGTGGCCGTCGGCTCGCAGTGGGCGGGCGGCAAGGTCACGGAATACGGCCGCAAGGTGGTCATCTGGGGGATTGCCAGCGCGCTGGTCGGCCTGGCCTCGAGCGTCCTGGTGGTGCATCTGAACCAGTTGAACGGGACCAGCATCTGGTGGCTGCTGCTGAGCCTGTCCTTCGTCGGCGCCGCACAGGGGCTGGTCGTCAGCCCGAACCAGACGCTGACGCTCGCCGAGGTGCCGATCGACTATGCGGGCAGCGCCGGCGGCGTCCAGCAGACCGGCCAGCGCATCGGCACGGCCGTCGGCATCGCCCTCATCACCGCCATTTCCTTCGCCACCCTGGCACAGGCCAACTGGGCGGCGGCGATCACCATCGGGTTCTCGGCGATCGCCGTGATCGTCCTCGCGACGCTGGCCATCGCGGTTAAGGACCAGCGGACCCGCGTCCGGGCCGGCCGCGTCTGA
- a CDS encoding TetR/AcrR family transcriptional regulator, producing MPKIVDHDQRRVELVNATWRIIARHGMEGATMREIATEAGFANGALKPYFPTKDDLLTFAFGHVFNQTNRRMEAKTADLAGLEALRAFCHEILPLDEERISEARIVIPFWQKALTDPAKTRLHEESMAQWQASLRKYLGQARTAGEISAETLDDQVAGFLMTFVLGAQITAALTPATHAPEQLAAQLDAYLKLLAGRLTSFSPDVEKR from the coding sequence ATGCCCAAGATCGTCGACCACGACCAGCGCCGGGTCGAACTGGTCAACGCAACCTGGCGCATCATCGCGCGCCATGGCATGGAAGGCGCGACCATGCGGGAGATCGCCACCGAAGCGGGATTCGCCAACGGTGCGCTGAAGCCGTACTTTCCCACGAAGGACGACCTGCTGACCTTCGCCTTCGGGCACGTCTTCAACCAGACGAACCGGCGGATGGAAGCGAAGACGGCGGACCTGGCCGGCCTCGAAGCCCTGCGCGCCTTCTGCCACGAAATCCTTCCCCTCGACGAGGAAAGGATCAGCGAGGCCCGCATCGTCATTCCGTTCTGGCAGAAGGCCTTGACCGATCCCGCAAAGACGCGACTGCACGAGGAGTCCATGGCCCAATGGCAGGCATCCCTCCGCAAGTACCTCGGCCAAGCGCGCACGGCAGGAGAAATTTCGGCCGAAACCCTGGACGACCAGGTCGCCGGATTCCTCATGACCTTCGTCCTGGGCGCGCAGATCACCGCAGCCCTCACCCCGGCGACGCATGCCCCGGAGCAACTCGCCGCTCAACTGGACGCCTACCTGAAGCTCCTCGCCGGCCGCCTGACTAGTTTTTCGCCCGACGTCGAAAAAAGGTGA
- a CDS encoding GntR family transcriptional regulator, producing the protein MSTAATATASKSERAYQLLHERIGNGQLVPGYRLVLSSIADELGCSVVPVREAIRRLEAEGLVTFERNVGATVASIDATLYLHTMQTLSIVEGAATGLAAHLITDEDLRRARELNNQLRECLENFEPVRFTRLNNQFHAILYGRCPNPHILDLVHRGWNRLNAMRASSFDLVPGRARESVEEHEGLLELLEAKASPHEIEMAARAHRTGTLNAYMAQKNQPPSVL; encoded by the coding sequence ATGTCGACCGCCGCGACGGCGACCGCTTCGAAGTCGGAACGGGCCTACCAGCTGCTCCATGAGCGGATCGGCAACGGCCAGCTGGTGCCTGGCTACCGCTTGGTGCTGAGCAGCATCGCCGACGAGCTCGGTTGCAGCGTAGTTCCGGTCCGGGAAGCGATCCGACGGCTCGAGGCCGAAGGACTCGTCACCTTCGAGCGGAACGTCGGAGCAACGGTTGCCTCCATCGACGCGACGCTCTACCTGCACACTATGCAGACCTTGAGCATCGTCGAAGGCGCCGCGACAGGCCTGGCCGCCCACCTCATCACCGACGAGGACCTTCGCCGGGCGCGCGAGCTGAACAACCAGCTGCGCGAGTGCCTGGAGAACTTCGAACCGGTCCGCTTCACGCGGCTGAACAACCAATTCCACGCCATCCTTTACGGCCGGTGCCCCAATCCGCACATCCTGGACCTGGTGCACCGCGGCTGGAACCGCTTGAACGCCATGCGTGCCTCCAGCTTCGACCTCGTGCCCGGCCGGGCGCGGGAGTCCGTCGAAGAACACGAAGGGCTGCTCGAACTCCTGGAGGCCAAAGCCAGCCCGCACGAGATCGAGATGGCCGCCCGGGCCCACCGGACCGGAACCCTCAACGCCTACATGGCCCAGAAGAACCAACCACCCTCCGTCCTTTAG
- a CDS encoding primary-amine oxidase — translation MTISSTELSSAYALASADEITQVRRILADAGLAGENIRFAYLGLLDPPRGAASKEDRRFRAFLHDVSGAAPKDVVVSVTRDEVESVTDLDTSVTGELPVLEEEFAVVEEILAGDERWLKALADRNLDVDKVRVAPLSAGVFEYPEEKGRRILRGLAFYQNFPEDSAWAHPVDGLVAYVDIVSKTVDQVLDFGPVAVPAEHGNYTDPELTGPLRETQKPISITQPEGPSFTVSGGNHIEWEKWSFDVGFDVREGVVLHNIAFQDGERKRSIIRRASIAEMVVPYGDPSPVRSWQNYFDTGEYLVGQYANSLELGCDCLGDITYLSPVIADGFGNPREIRNGICMHEEDWSILAKHSDLWTGINYTRRNRRMVVSFFTTIGNYDYGFYWYLYLDGTIEFEAKATGIVFTSAHPGKGYPYASEMAPGLGAPFHQHLFSARLDMALDGLTNRVEEEEAVRVPLGEGNERGNAFTRRRTLLRTEAEGAREADMAAGRTWLISNPESLNRLGEPVGYKLHPQGQPMLLADPGSSVARRAAFATKDLWVTRHAEEERYPTGDFVNQHAGDAGLPAYVAQDRGIDGEDIVLWHTFGLTHYPRVEDWPIMPVDTAGFKLRPEGFFDRSPVLDVPPNKPAGGHCHG, via the coding sequence ATGACCATCTCCTCTACGGAACTTTCCTCCGCCTACGCGCTGGCGTCCGCCGACGAAATCACCCAGGTCCGCCGGATCCTGGCCGACGCTGGCCTCGCCGGAGAAAACATCCGCTTCGCCTACCTGGGCCTGCTCGACCCGCCCCGCGGAGCGGCGTCCAAGGAGGACCGGCGGTTCCGCGCTTTCCTGCACGACGTCTCGGGTGCAGCACCGAAGGACGTGGTGGTGTCGGTAACCCGGGACGAGGTGGAATCGGTAACCGACCTGGATACCTCCGTCACCGGCGAGCTGCCGGTACTCGAGGAGGAGTTCGCCGTCGTCGAGGAAATCCTCGCCGGGGACGAGCGCTGGCTGAAGGCGCTCGCCGACCGGAACCTCGACGTCGATAAGGTGCGGGTTGCCCCGCTCTCCGCCGGTGTCTTCGAATACCCCGAGGAGAAGGGCCGGCGCATCCTGCGCGGTCTCGCCTTCTACCAGAATTTCCCCGAAGACAGCGCCTGGGCGCATCCGGTGGACGGGCTGGTTGCCTACGTCGACATCGTCAGCAAGACGGTGGACCAGGTGCTGGACTTCGGTCCGGTCGCGGTCCCGGCCGAGCACGGCAACTACACCGATCCTGAGCTGACCGGGCCCCTGCGCGAGACCCAGAAGCCGATCAGCATCACCCAGCCGGAGGGCCCGAGCTTCACGGTCTCCGGCGGCAACCACATCGAGTGGGAAAAGTGGAGCTTCGATGTCGGCTTCGACGTCCGCGAGGGCGTGGTCCTGCACAACATCGCCTTCCAGGACGGGGAACGCAAGCGCTCGATCATCCGGCGCGCATCGATCGCCGAAATGGTGGTCCCCTACGGCGACCCCTCGCCCGTGCGGTCCTGGCAGAACTACTTCGACACCGGCGAGTACCTGGTGGGCCAGTATGCCAACTCCCTGGAGCTGGGCTGCGACTGCCTGGGCGACATCACCTACCTGTCGCCCGTGATCGCCGACGGCTTCGGCAACCCGCGCGAGATCCGCAACGGCATCTGCATGCACGAGGAGGACTGGTCCATCCTGGCCAAGCACTCCGACCTGTGGACCGGCATCAACTACACCCGACGCAACCGCCGGATGGTCGTTTCGTTCTTCACCACCATCGGCAACTACGACTACGGCTTCTACTGGTACCTCTACCTGGACGGCACGATCGAGTTCGAGGCGAAGGCCACCGGCATCGTGTTCACCAGCGCCCACCCCGGCAAGGGCTACCCCTACGCTTCCGAAATGGCTCCCGGCCTGGGTGCCCCCTTCCACCAGCACCTGTTCAGCGCCCGCCTGGACATGGCTTTGGACGGCCTGACGAACCGGGTGGAAGAGGAAGAGGCGGTCCGGGTCCCCCTCGGCGAAGGCAACGAGCGCGGAAACGCGTTCACCCGCCGTCGTACGCTGCTGCGAACGGAGGCCGAGGGTGCCAGGGAAGCCGACATGGCGGCCGGTCGCACCTGGCTCATTTCCAATCCGGAGTCGCTGAACCGCCTGGGCGAGCCGGTGGGCTACAAGCTGCATCCGCAGGGCCAGCCCATGCTGCTCGCGGATCCCGGGTCATCGGTGGCGCGGCGCGCGGCCTTTGCCACGAAGGACCTCTGGGTGACCCGCCACGCCGAAGAGGAGCGCTACCCGACCGGGGATTTCGTTAACCAGCACGCCGGGGATGCCGGCCTGCCGGCCTATGTGGCGCAGGACCGGGGGATCGACGGCGAGGACATCGTGCTCTGGCATACCTTCGGCCTGACGCATTACCCGCGGGTGGAGGACTGGCCGATCATGCCGGTGGACACCGCCGGCTTCAAGCTGCGGCCGGAAGGCTTCTTCGACCGGAGCCCCGTCCTCGACGTGCCGCCGAACAAGCCCGCCGGCGGGCACTGCCATGGCTGA
- the hpaE gene encoding 5-carboxymethyl-2-hydroxymuconate semialdehyde dehydrogenase encodes MADHFVPENLPTHLQHYIGGKLVDSIDGDTFDVLDPVTNKPYIKAASGKVADVAAAVAAAKDAFENGPWPTMLPRERSRVLHRIADIVESRGQELAEMECFDTGLPIKQALGQARRAAENFRFFADLIVAQHDDAFKVPGRQANYVNRKPIGVAGLITPWNTPFMLESWKLGPALATGNTVVLKPAEFTPLSASLWPGIFEEAGLPEGVFNIVHGFGEEGYAGDSLVKHPDVPLISFTGESRTGQIIFGNAAPYLKGLSMELGGKSPAVVFADADLEAAIDATIFGVFSLNGERCTAGSRILVERSIYNEFVERYSAQAKRVKVGYPHDEATEVGALVHPEHFEKVMSYVEIGKQEARLTAGGGRPEAFPEGNFIQPTVFADVAPDARIFQEEIFGPVVAITPFDSDEEALELANNTKYGLAAYIWTNDLKRAHNFAQDVEAGMVWLNSNNVRDLRTPFGGVKASGLGHEGGYRSIDFYTDQQAVHINLGEVHNPVFGKAEDAAAVSDS; translated from the coding sequence ATGGCCGACCACTTTGTGCCCGAAAACCTGCCCACCCACCTCCAGCACTACATCGGCGGCAAGCTCGTCGACTCGATCGATGGCGATACCTTCGACGTCCTGGACCCCGTCACCAACAAGCCGTACATCAAGGCCGCATCCGGCAAGGTCGCCGACGTGGCCGCGGCGGTCGCCGCCGCCAAGGACGCTTTCGAGAACGGCCCCTGGCCGACCATGCTTCCCCGCGAGCGCTCCCGCGTGCTGCACCGCATCGCTGACATCGTCGAATCCCGCGGCCAGGAACTGGCCGAGATGGAGTGCTTCGACACCGGCCTGCCGATCAAGCAGGCCCTGGGCCAGGCACGCCGCGCGGCGGAGAACTTCCGCTTCTTCGCCGACCTGATCGTCGCCCAGCACGATGACGCCTTCAAGGTCCCCGGCCGCCAGGCCAACTACGTCAACCGCAAGCCCATCGGCGTTGCCGGCCTGATCACGCCGTGGAACACCCCCTTCATGCTGGAGTCCTGGAAGCTGGGCCCGGCCCTGGCGACCGGCAACACCGTGGTCCTGAAGCCGGCCGAGTTCACCCCGCTCTCCGCCTCCCTGTGGCCGGGGATCTTCGAAGAGGCCGGCCTGCCGGAGGGTGTCTTCAACATCGTCCACGGCTTCGGTGAAGAGGGCTACGCCGGCGATTCCCTGGTCAAGCACCCGGATGTCCCGCTGATCTCCTTCACCGGCGAGTCCCGCACCGGCCAGATCATCTTCGGCAACGCGGCTCCCTACCTCAAGGGCCTGTCCATGGAGCTGGGCGGCAAGTCCCCCGCCGTCGTCTTCGCGGATGCCGACTTGGAGGCCGCCATCGACGCGACCATCTTCGGCGTCTTCTCCCTCAACGGCGAGCGCTGCACCGCCGGATCCCGCATCCTGGTCGAGCGGAGCATCTACAACGAGTTCGTGGAGCGCTACTCCGCCCAGGCCAAGCGCGTGAAGGTCGGCTACCCCCACGACGAGGCCACCGAGGTCGGCGCCCTGGTCCACCCGGAGCACTTCGAAAAGGTCATGTCCTACGTCGAGATCGGCAAGCAGGAGGCGCGCCTGACTGCCGGCGGCGGCCGCCCGGAGGCATTCCCCGAGGGCAACTTCATCCAGCCGACCGTCTTCGCCGACGTCGCACCGGACGCCCGGATCTTCCAGGAGGAGATCTTCGGACCGGTCGTCGCCATCACCCCGTTCGATTCGGACGAGGAGGCCCTCGAACTGGCCAACAACACGAAGTACGGCCTCGCTGCCTACATCTGGACCAATGACCTCAAGCGGGCCCACAACTTCGCCCAGGATGTCGAGGCCGGCATGGTGTGGCTGAACTCCAACAACGTCCGCGATCTGCGCACCCCCTTCGGCGGCGTCAAGGCTTCAGGCCTGGGCCACGAGGGCGGTTACCGCTCCATCGACTTCTACACCGACCAGCAGGCCGTCCACATCAACCTCGGCGAGGTGCACAACCCGGTCTTCGGCAAGGCCGAGGACGCCGCCGCCGTAAGCGACAGCTAG